Within the candidate division WOR-3 bacterium genome, the region TTGACCATCACAATCACCGTGGTCGGAAAAACTCGAAGTCCCTTGATGCGATCGGGTGCCAAGCCTGGTGATTACCTTTACACCACCGGTTATCTGGGTCTTGCTGAAGTTGGAAGAATAGTTCTTAAAGAAGGATATCGCCGAAATCAATTTCCCGAAGCAGTAAAAAAGCATCTTTACCCTGAACCCCGAATTTATGAAGCACAAAGATTACGAAAATATCTGAGTGCGGGCATCGATACTTCGGATGGTCTATCAACCGATGCCCACCACCTTGCTGAGGAAAGTTGTGTCCGGGTTCTAATTGAAGAGATCCCTATCCACCCCGAAGTGGCATTGTTATGTTCATTTAAAAAAATCTCACCCATAAAATTTGTCCTTTCCGCGGGAGAGGATTTTGAACTATTGGTCGCCGGCAAGATCCTATATAACCTGCGCAATATAAAACTTTTTAAAATCGGAAGAATCCTCGAAGGAAAAGGCGTTTATCTTTTGCGAAATAAAACATTAAAAAGAATTTATCCTACCGGTTATGAACATCTCCGCTAATAAAACAATAATCCAAACAAACCGGAGAAATATTGTGCTGTTTGTAACTACCTTGGGTTCTTTTTTAACCCCTTTTATGGGCTCGGCGCTAAATGTGGCTTTACCGGCGATCGGCAGAGAATTCAATATCAATGCCCTCCTGCTAAGCTGGATCCCTACTTCTTACCTCCTAGCTGCCGCAATGACTCTTGTTCCCATCGGACGAATTGCAGATATGATCGGACGGGTAAAGGTGTTTTTCGGCGGGGTTATTATCTTCAGCATTTTCTCATTGCTATGTGGAGTGACTAATAATATTGCATTCTTCCTCGTCTGGAGAGCAATTCAGGGATTGGGAGGTGCAATGATCT harbors:
- the thiL gene encoding thiamine-phosphate kinase → MAEIEIIKYLRSKFPKKNKEIRVGIGDDGMIMKNNTVISTDSFAQGIHFDLKYFSMFALGCRTMGASLSDLAAMAAEPICALISLGLPRSTKTLQIKELYRGFAYVCNQFHCDISGGDIIESPILTITITVVGKTRSPLMRSGAKPGDYLYTTGYLGLAEVGRIVLKEGYRRNQFPEAVKKHLYPEPRIYEAQRLRKYLSAGIDTSDGLSTDAHHLAEESCVRVLIEEIPIHPEVALLCSFKKISPIKFVLSAGEDFELLVAGKILYNLRNIKLFKIGRILEGKGVYLLRNKTLKRIYPTGYEHLR